The following proteins are co-located in the Paludibaculum fermentans genome:
- the trpA gene encoding tryptophan synthase subunit alpha, whose translation MPSSERIARCFEACKQAGRPALVAYLTAGDPHPDRTVELALALERGGADVLELGVPFSDPIADGPVIQHASDRALHAGTTVARVLEIAKEIRARSAMPIILFSYMNPLLRYGFDRLCTEARAAGVDGCLFTDLSVEEADSTVAAMKKHGLDTVFLAAPTSTERRLKLVAEYSTGFVYVVSRTGVTGEQATVAGGVHELVSQLKALTPLPVAVGFGISRREHVEAIGGYADGVVVGSAFMRVVEEHGASADLAAQLESFTRGLSGRP comes from the coding sequence ATGCCGAGTAGTGAACGGATCGCGCGCTGTTTCGAGGCGTGCAAGCAAGCCGGCCGGCCGGCCCTGGTCGCCTATCTGACCGCCGGGGATCCGCACCCGGACCGCACGGTGGAACTGGCGCTGGCGCTGGAGCGCGGCGGAGCGGATGTGCTGGAACTGGGTGTTCCCTTCTCCGATCCCATCGCGGACGGCCCGGTGATTCAGCACGCATCGGACCGGGCGCTGCACGCCGGGACGACCGTAGCCCGGGTCCTGGAGATAGCCAAAGAGATCAGGGCGCGCAGTGCGATGCCGATCATCCTGTTCAGCTACATGAACCCGTTGCTGCGCTACGGCTTCGACAGGCTGTGCACGGAGGCGCGGGCAGCCGGGGTGGATGGGTGCCTGTTCACCGATTTGAGTGTAGAGGAAGCTGATTCGACCGTTGCGGCGATGAAGAAGCACGGGCTCGACACAGTGTTCCTGGCCGCGCCGACGAGCACGGAGCGGCGCCTGAAGCTGGTGGCCGAGTATTCGACAGGCTTCGTTTATGTGGTGTCGCGGACGGGTGTGACCGGTGAGCAGGCTACGGTCGCGGGCGGCGTTCACGAACTGGTCTCGCAGCTCAAGGCCCTGACCCCGCTGCCGGTGGCAGTGGGCTTTGGCATCTCCCGGCGCGAGCATGTGGAAGCGATTGGCGGCTACGCCGATGGCGTGGTGGTGGGCAGTGCGTTCATGCGGGTGGTGGAGGAGCACGGAGCCTCGGCCGACCTGGCGGCGCAGTTGGAATCATTCACTCGGGGGTTGAGCGGGCGGCCATGA
- the trpB gene encoding tryptophan synthase subunit beta yields MSTTTQTPDAGGHFGPYGGRYVPETLMAPLEELERAFHEAQQDEGFRAELKDLLANFAGRPTPLYEAKRLSQTLGGARIFIKREDLLHTGAHKINNCLGQILLARRMGKQRIIAETGAGQHGVATATVCALFGLECVVYMGEEDMRRQRLNVFRMRMLGARVVSVTSGSRTLKDAVSEAMRDWVTNVSSTHYLLGSALGSHPYPMMVREFHRCTGDEARAQFLERIGRLPDTIFACVGGGSNAIGVFTAFIGDAGVKLVGVEAGGRSGQLGEHAARFSGGSPGVLQGAYSYLLQNEDGQVSLTHSVSAGLDYALVGPEHAWLHDQGRAEYVSATDTAALAAAKTLARTEGIIPALESAHAVAEALRRAPGAKDEVYLINLSGRGDKDTDIYRENFPELDKDDAE; encoded by the coding sequence ATGAGCACAACTACACAAACACCGGACGCCGGCGGCCACTTCGGGCCGTATGGCGGGCGTTATGTCCCGGAGACGCTGATGGCTCCGCTGGAGGAGTTGGAGCGGGCATTCCACGAAGCGCAGCAGGACGAAGGCTTCCGGGCGGAGCTGAAGGACCTGCTGGCCAACTTTGCCGGACGTCCGACGCCGCTGTACGAAGCGAAGCGGCTGAGCCAGACGCTGGGCGGGGCGCGGATCTTCATCAAGCGGGAAGACCTGCTGCATACAGGCGCCCACAAGATCAACAACTGCCTGGGGCAGATCCTGCTGGCGCGGCGCATGGGCAAGCAGCGGATCATCGCCGAGACCGGCGCCGGACAGCACGGCGTGGCCACGGCTACGGTTTGCGCCTTATTCGGGCTGGAATGCGTCGTCTACATGGGTGAGGAGGATATGCGCCGGCAGCGGCTGAATGTGTTCCGCATGCGCATGCTGGGCGCCCGCGTCGTGAGCGTGACCAGCGGCAGCCGGACCTTGAAGGACGCCGTGAGCGAGGCGATGCGCGACTGGGTGACCAACGTATCGAGCACGCACTACCTGCTGGGCTCGGCGCTGGGGTCGCATCCTTACCCGATGATGGTGCGGGAGTTCCACCGCTGCACAGGTGACGAAGCGCGCGCCCAGTTCCTGGAGCGGATCGGCCGGCTGCCGGATACGATTTTTGCGTGTGTGGGCGGCGGCTCGAACGCGATTGGCGTATTCACGGCCTTTATCGGGGATGCCGGCGTGAAGCTGGTTGGAGTGGAAGCGGGCGGACGCAGCGGGCAGTTGGGCGAGCATGCGGCACGGTTCTCGGGCGGCTCCCCCGGCGTGCTGCAGGGCGCGTACAGTTATCTCCTGCAGAATGAAGACGGGCAAGTGTCGCTGACGCACTCGGTCTCGGCCGGCCTGGATTATGCGCTGGTGGGCCCGGAGCATGCCTGGCTGCACGATCAGGGCCGGGCGGAGTATGTCTCTGCGACTGACACAGCTGCTTTGGCTGCAGCCAAAACCCTGGCGCGGACCGAAGGCATTATCCCGGCGCTGGAGTCGGCGCATGCCGTGGCGGAAGCGCTACGGCGGGCGCCCGGGGCGAAGGACGAAGTCTACCTGATCAATCTCTCGGGCCGCGGAGACAAGGATACTGACATCTACCGCGAGAACTTCCCAGAACTGGACAAAGACGATGCCGAGTAG